The Takifugu rubripes chromosome 16, fTakRub1.2, whole genome shotgun sequence genome contains the following window.
CATGGAGAGTCATGGAGGCGTGCTCGAAGCTAAAATCACAAAAAACAGATTGATTACAGATGCTGAAAGGTCCAAACATCAGCAACAGGAATGTTTCAGTTTGACGCCACTTTTCCTTCATGAATTCTGTTTACAGACATAATCGCATCGACCATCTGGGCGACTCGGAGCATCGGATTCCATgtgtgagctgcaggagagaaacTATAGCGTTGCTCCGAATGAAAGCAGTAAAAATCTACAGCTGGAGTCCAGTTTTCGATCAAAATAGCATCTAAATAAGCTAAACTCCTGATCTTTGTTAACATTTTTCCTCAGCATAGTTGTTTGTTACCCCTAACCCATAAACTGTTGAACacatttatttctattatttatttataaagtgATAAAACAATGTGGGTTTTtgtggcatgtgtgtgtgtgggtggggggaaggggcggggtgggggggggggaaggggggggggggggggggggggggggataaagtCATCTTTTCCATCAGAGAATTCTTTAACTGCAGTTAGTTTAATGAAAAGATTCAAGAGCGATTACTTTGGCCTTGAGGAGATTCCCCAGAGCAGAAATATATCAAGTTCGAGCGCAACAAACTCTCAACCAGCAAAAAAGATGCAAATGATGCATGAGCAGCTGGAACGGTGCTCCACCACGAAGGGCTGTGACCGGATTATGACGGTCGCGTTTCCAGCCAGCAAGAGGAGTGATCCAGCCCCTGCCCGGATGAGGGACGCAGGGGTCAGGCTGGAGCCACGTAGAAGTACCACATATTTCATCTTGTTTGAAACGACTGGAATGGCGAAGGCTTGTCCGCTGTTTCCACGGGTGGTTCCACCACTCAGAAACCTGGATCTGAATATCCAAACAGATTTATggccatgaccccccccccccccacacacacacacacacacacttcaaaacAGGAATGTTTGCATCTGGTAATTTACCCGACAGTGCACTGAAGTGagccctctcctcttcctcatctcctcctcctcctcctcgtcctcatgcGATGACGACCCCCCCACGTCTCCGGTGTGGTCCCATTCCAGGGCAGCGAGTCCACACTCAGCGGCGTCTCCCGTCCCGAACGCTCCAGCGGAGAGGCTAGCAGATGGGTGGGTGTGGCCGGAGGCTTCTGAAGCTCCGCCCCAACCAAGGCCGGCAAATCAGCTCCAAGTTGGTCTCCAAAGACCAGGCAGTTCTGGAGAGGTCTGGTTCTTCTATGGTCCGCTGGAGCGGAGAAGAAAGATCCATCTGATTAAAACTGAAGTCTTCCTGTTGCCTCTCATTGTCACACATATTAATTATTTCCTCTTCATTCACAAGAGAAATACATAAATTCAAGAATAAGTGGACTTTTGCTGATTTAAGGATCTGGAGGAGATTCAGGAGCGAGCTCTCAGCTCACCGGCGGCTGGCTGAGACGCTGGTGGAAGCGGACCAGTCTGCCGAAAACCTCCTGGCAGTACGTGTGCagctcttccagctcctcctcgaTGAGCGCCGCGTCCTGCGGTGAGCTCTTCTGGATCAGGCCCTCTCCAAAGACGATCAGCCCGTCGATGCGTTCGGTGTTCAGGGTGATCTCCTTCTGGAAGCTCTACAGACACAACAGTTCACCTCGGACAGTCGTTAGCGGCAGATAAAGGGGCGCAGCTTCACTGCAAACTCACGTTGAGCTGTTGGATCTTGTTATGGACGTCGCTCTCTGAAAAGTGTTCCACGTTGGtgagctgcaggtccagctcggTCAACCACACCAGCATGTTCTCCCTGGTACCTTCAAACTCCTCCCTCTGGCTGGTGAAATGCTGGTAGAGGTGGAGAGAAAGATCTACGTCATATATGGCTGAAATCTGTCTGTCCCTCGGTCCCGTCCGTCCGTGCCGTCTACCTTGAGTCGGCGGACAATGGCAGCCACCCTGCGGTGCAGCCTGTCCCAGCGCCTGTTGCCTTCATGGACCATGAGCTTGAGCTGACTGGCTCGGTCGGTCCGGTTCTCCCTGGCCAGACGGCGATACTGGTTGTTGACCAGTTCCAGGTGCGTCAGGCGTTCGTGAACCTGCCTTTGGAAACCCTGAAGGACAAACAAGTCctaatgtgatgatccactaaaATGAGGAACTTGGGTTTTGACCCCCGTCATGGTGAAAATTGATCCAAACATCCAAcacaaaacaagtcaaacacaaagcaggaaacagaaacaaCCACATATGAGCGGAGCCAGTATTATTCAGGCCGACCTCAaacttcttcagctcctccttggcGGCAGTATAAAGGACGTCAGCAGAGTTTGGGTTGGCGGCGGTGCGCTCCGTCGTCTTCAGCCAATCTTCAAACTGTGAGTAATCGTCCAGAAACTTGCACCATAGCCTCCATGTCTCCTCGATCCTGCGGAGCAGACATGTGGAACTGGAGGTCACAGCCTGCGCTTTTAAATGAAGGCTTGATCTAAATTCTTCTCCTGCTTCGAGGACTCGATGACACGCGGCAGAATTGCGCTGTGAGGTGATTTGCTGTCCCCACCTGAGCCTCCTGTCCAGAGCCAGGGTACAGATGGTCCTCCAGCGCTGATCCAGGCTGCGGCTGGTCTCCTGCAGGGAGTCGCCCTCCAGCTCAGTGGCGCCGGCTGCATCCTCGTCGCGGAGCAACATGTCACACAGGCTGAGCACCGACTCTACGCCCTCCGTGTGCTGTTGGATGTCCCTCTGAAGCTCCTGGACACACATGCGgacacaggtcagaggtctaTCTCCCAGAGAGAACAGATGTTTAACATGCAGCTCAATCCAGGAGACCACCCCTCCCGAACTTAAACAAAGGACAAATATGAATAATTGATCATGCCGAGAGACAACGAGCGAGCAGGAATTGCAGCATCGAGTGTTTCccgctcacctgctgctcggCCAGCCTCCTCTGGATCTCCTGGGGGTGACAGACGCTGTAGGTGATCGGTCTGGACAGCTCGGCTTCCACACGAGAAAGCCACGAGCGCAGGTTGCTCATGTTCTTATCCAGCTGCTGCACCGTCGCCAAcgtctccttcagcttctttaCCCTGGAACAAACCGACAAAGGACACGCTGTGGGCTGAGAAGGGCAGGACAGTTGGCGGGACCTCGCCTGGTCTCCGGCTGCAGGACCAGCAGGTTTCAAGTTCCGTTTAACTTTGTTTATATAGCGACTGTTAATCAAGACTATCTTCAGgagctttacagaaacccagaggtTGACTTCCAAACAAGCATCAGTGCAACCTAtgtgacggctctgtcgtgcctcactgttgtcggggctggctggaagagtaattccctggctgacctgcaggggagtgccaagcgtttccagtcgacccagcatgttcacctgctcacctgtggcccatctgctgggattggctgcctAACGGGTCcaggtataaaacctgtctggagagcgtcgagGAGGCCCCCTCTCGTCCTatctggtgtgctgcagtggagttcgTCAGATGAGCCCGGAGCTTGTCacggccgcaggagtttggagtttccctctttgtgactatttggactttctgttttatattccactgggttctttaataaatgttatgttggggtttgaaaatcctcatcgttggtctccccatttgtatgtcatggctaccttgagccaagtattcgtgaccctaacagggagaaaccttgagcgggccCAGGCTCACAGGGCTAAGATGGTGTACTCCCCAAAACTCCCCAGATTTTATACAGAATAAATAACCCAAAAGCAATGGAAAACCAAAGATTAATAAATGAAACCAAAGAAAGGAAATGCTTTTTTCAGGTACCGTATTCTCAGGTATCTTATTCTGGAATGTTCTGGGCACCATGGCAACTATCCCGGCGAGCACTCATTCACACACTGCCCAAATCAGACCGTGGTCATAGCAATAGTTGGAACAATG
Protein-coding sequences here:
- the LOC101078404 gene encoding nesprin-2-like; translation: MQESELALRRLAGGLRELSGVKTDPGLYAAAGDAALLEQQLEQLHGRWEELCTKVSLRRQEIADRLNAWTIFNDKNKQFCDWLTQMEDKVSHRGDLSIEEMVEKLKKDCMEEINLFSENKSHLKQLGEQLLLASDAAKQTQVRGSLLEVNQRWHNLFHHIEARVKKLKETLATVQQLDKNMSNLRSWLSRVEAELSRPITYSVCHPQEIQRRLAEQQELQRDIQQHTEGVESVLSLCDMLLRDEDAAGATELEGDSLQETSRSLDQRWRTICTLALDRRLRIEETWRLWCKFLDDYSQFEDWLKTTERTAANPNSADVLYTAAKEELKKFEGFQRQVHERLTHLELVNNQYRRLARENRTDRASQLKLMVHEGNRRWDRLHRRVAAIVRRLKHFTSQREEFEGTRENMLVWLTELDLQLTNVEHFSESDVHNKIQQLNSFQKEITLNTERIDGLIVFGEGLIQKSSPQDAALIEEELEELHTYCQEVFGRLVRFHQRLSQPPRTIEEPDLSRTAWSLETNLELICRPWLGRSFRSLRPHPPIC